The nucleotide window AGCTCCCGCTCGCGGTCCTCCACGCCGGCAGGAGCCGGGGCCGGAAGGCGCGCGGCGGCCACTTCGGCGCTCGCCGCCGAGCCGCGGGGCAGCAGGTGGGCGCGGAGCGCCAGCAGCACGGTGAAGGCCAGCGCCGTACCGGCCAGCGGCACCAGGAATCCGGTGCTCGGCCCGAAGCCGTCCGCGAGCTGACCGGCCGAGGTGGCCGCGGCCGCCTGGCCCAGCGCCACCGCGCCGGTCAGCCAGGTGAAGGCCTCGGTCCGGGCGGCGGCCGGCACCAGCGTCTCCACGAGGGTGTAGCCGGTGATCAGGGCCGGGGCGATGCACAGGCCGACGACCAGGCCGACGGCGCCGAGCAGCGGCACCGCGGTCACCGTCCACAGCGGGGTGGTGGCCAGCGCCAGCAGCCCGTAGGCGACCAGCAGCCGGCGCCGCGGGCCGATCTTCCAGGCGATCGCGCCGCAGGCGATCCCGGCGAGCATGTTGCCGCCCGCGAAGATCCCGTAGAGCACGCCGTTGATGCCGGGCTGCCCGATGTGCTGGGTGAACGCGGTCAGCGAGACCTGCATCCCGCCGAAGACGGCGCCGATGCCGAGGAACGCCACGATCAGGACGCGCACGCCGGGCACCGACAGCGCCGAGACGCGCGGCCGCTCGCCCGCCCCGGGCCGGTGCACCGCCGGCTGGCTGCGCTTCTGCGCGGCGAACAGCAGCCCGCCGGCCAGCGTCAGCACGGCCTCGGCGATCAGTCCGGCCGCCGGGTGGATGCCGGTGCACAGCGCGGTCGCCAGCACCGGGCCGACCACGAAGGTGAACTCGTCGGTCACCGACTCGAAGGCGGCGGCGGTCGGCATCAGCGGGCCGGCGCCGAGCCGGGCCGCCCAGCGGGCCCGCACCATGGGGCCGACCTGCGGCGTCGAGGCGCCCGTGGGGACGGCCACCGCGAGCAGCGCCCACAGCGGGGCGTGTGCCAGGGCGAGGGTGATCAGCGCGGCGACGCCGGCGGCATGCACCAGTACGCCGGGGAGCAGCACCGCGCGCTGGCCGAAGCGGTCGGCGAGCTTGCCGCTCTGCGGGGCGAACAGTGCCATCGCGACGCCGGTGGTCGCGGACACCGCGCCCGCGGTGCCGTACGAGCCGGTGGTGGACTGGACGAGCAGCACGATGCCGATCGTCAGCATGGCGAAGGGCTGCCGGGCCAGAAAGCCGGGCAGCAGGAATGTCCATGCACCAGGGGTGCGCAGGAGTGTTCCGTAACCGGAGCGGGAGTCCTTGACCGCGGATGCCACGGCCGGGCCTTTCTGCCGCCTGGTAGCGCGCCGCCCGCGAGGTCGTCACGGATACGCGCCGAGAGCTGTCCTCTCGCGCAGGACCGAGTGATACCGCGTGGTCCGCACCGGAGAGGTGGCTGCGTGGGGCAGAGGACCGCGGCCGCCGAGCGGTCGCGCCAGCTCTGCATCAGGCAGAGTT belongs to Streptomyces sp. NBC_01454 and includes:
- a CDS encoding MFS transporter; the encoded protein is MASAVKDSRSGYGTLLRTPGAWTFLLPGFLARQPFAMLTIGIVLLVQSTTGSYGTAGAVSATTGVAMALFAPQSGKLADRFGQRAVLLPGVLVHAAGVAALITLALAHAPLWALLAVAVPTGASTPQVGPMVRARWAARLGAGPLMPTAAAFESVTDEFTFVVGPVLATALCTGIHPAAGLIAEAVLTLAGGLLFAAQKRSQPAVHRPGAGERPRVSALSVPGVRVLIVAFLGIGAVFGGMQVSLTAFTQHIGQPGINGVLYGIFAGGNMLAGIACGAIAWKIGPRRRLLVAYGLLALATTPLWTVTAVPLLGAVGLVVGLCIAPALITGYTLVETLVPAAARTEAFTWLTGAVALGQAAAATSAGQLADGFGPSTGFLVPLAGTALAFTVLLALRAHLLPRGSAASAEVAAARLPAPAPAGVEDRERELARA